Sequence from the Herbaspirillum sp. meg3 genome:
CAAAATCCCATCCAAAGGTGTGGAAAGCCATCTTGCCGCCCCAAGCCATAGAGGCTGCAGCGGCGATGAGAAGAGCCAGTACAAAATAACCGGCAAAGCCCGCGACCCCGTGAAAGAGACGATCCGCACTATGGTCGCTCAGCATGCGTTTGCGCATGACCTTTACCGCCGGCCGATCAGAGGTCGTATTGCTGATTTCAGGAGTGACCGATGGGAGTTGTTCGAGAGTGGACATAGATGGCTACTAATAGAGGGGTTTCAGACTAGTGGCGGCTGGCATTTCTACCAGCCGGCACACTAATTACGAGCCAAAGTTGAAATTCTTCGCCCAGTACGCCTCGATCTGTTTTACCAACGCCGGTGGCAATGGCACATAGTCCAGCTCATCAGCCTGCGGGCCGCCACGCTCCAGTGCCCATTTGAAGAAGGTGAACGCAGCTTTTTGCTGTTCGGGATTTTTCGCTTGCTTGTAGAGGAGAACAAAAGTGGTTGCCGAGATCGGGAATGATTTTTCACCTGGAGCATCAGTGATCACGAAGTCAAAATCCTGAACCTTGCTCCAGTCTGCATAAGCAGCAGCGGACTGAAACGAATCTGCGTCAGGAGAGACAAATTTACCGGCCTTGTTTTGCACCTGGGCAAAGTTCATCTTGTTCTGCTTGACGTAGGCATACTCAACGTAACCGATGGAGTTTTTCAGCTGCTTGACGTAAGCGGCAACACCTTCGTTGCCTTTACCGCCGACCCCCAGTGGCCAGGAAACGGAGGTGCCTTCACCAACTTTGTCTTTCCATTCGTTGCTGACCTTAGAAAGATAGTTGACCCAGTTAAATGTGGTTCCCGATCCATCCGAGCGATGAACGACGGTAATTTTTGCATCGGGCAGCTTGATATTTGCGTTGATCTTCACCAGCGCAGGATCATTCCACTTGGTGATCTTGCCCAGATAGATGTCTGCGAGAACGGCGCCAGTAAACTTCAAGGTGCCGGGGACAACACCATCCAGATTGACGACAGGTACAACGCCACCGATGACCAGAGGAAATTGCCCCAGGCCGACTTCGCTCAACTCTTGCGGAGACAGAGGCTTATCGCTGGCACCGAACGTGACAGTCGATGCTTTAATTTGAGCGATACCGCCGCCGGAACCGATAGATTGATAGTTGATGCGGTCTCCGGTCATC
This genomic interval carries:
- the pstS gene encoding phosphate ABC transporter substrate-binding protein PstS — translated: MKITSLFRQGLLAAALTVSMGTIATAAEITGAGSTFVYPILAKWSNDYNKMTGDRINYQSIGSGGGIAQIKASTVTFGASDKPLSPQELSEVGLGQFPLVIGGVVPVVNLDGVVPGTLKFTGAVLADIYLGKITKWNDPALVKINANIKLPDAKITVVHRSDGSGTTFNWVNYLSKVSNEWKDKVGEGTSVSWPLGVGGKGNEGVAAYVKQLKNSIGYVEYAYVKQNKMNFAQVQNKAGKFVSPDADSFQSAAAYADWSKVQDFDFVITDAPGEKSFPISATTFVLLYKQAKNPEQQKAAFTFFKWALERGGPQADELDYVPLPPALVKQIEAYWAKNFNFGS